A genomic window from Candidatus Angelobacter sp. includes:
- a CDS encoding TIM barrel protein: RLLDLCAELKVKVVPMFWGAAFGWELATGYPWGFWAAGDYDLIKEGQERFVKKTAKLRQHARKLGVYLAHEIHPGTAAMCADDFNMLVEICDGDKTLAVNADPSHCWEGEDWETRFLKVAPRVYACHVKNFVIRPGVPLRKMEPGWQKRAMQFTDLPSGDLNLARYIELLVHVGYPQRYCEAMGKKTAPLIVEAESAYRDLDATSANGIQYVRDNLCFPLAAGSFEEGMGA; the protein is encoded by the coding sequence TGCGACTGCTCGATTTGTGCGCCGAGTTGAAGGTGAAAGTGGTGCCCATGTTCTGGGGGGCCGCCTTTGGCTGGGAACTGGCAACCGGCTATCCGTGGGGGTTCTGGGCCGCGGGTGATTACGACCTCATCAAGGAAGGCCAGGAGAGATTTGTCAAAAAGACCGCGAAACTCCGTCAGCACGCCCGAAAGCTCGGCGTGTATCTCGCCCACGAAATTCATCCCGGGACCGCCGCAATGTGCGCCGATGATTTCAACATGCTGGTGGAAATCTGCGACGGCGACAAAACGCTCGCCGTCAACGCCGATCCGTCGCACTGCTGGGAAGGCGAAGACTGGGAGACGCGCTTCCTGAAGGTCGCGCCGCGCGTTTACGCCTGCCATGTGAAAAACTTTGTCATCCGGCCCGGCGTCCCGCTGCGCAAGATGGAACCGGGCTGGCAGAAGCGCGCGATGCAATTCACCGATCTGCCGTCAGGCGATCTGAATCTGGCGCGTTACATCGAACTGTTGGTGCATGTCGGTTATCCGCAGCGATACTGCGAGGCAATGGGAAAGAAAACCGCGCCGTTGATCGTCGAGGCCGAGAGCGCCTACCGCGACCTGGACGCAACCAGCGCCAACGGCATCCAATATGTGCGGGACAATCTTTGCTTTCCACTGGCAGCGGGGTCGTTCGAAGAGGGCATGGGCGCGTAG